A DNA window from Burkholderia sp. HI2500 contains the following coding sequences:
- a CDS encoding peptidase domain-containing ABC transporter, with product MALLDRLSFGLGRRLPMILQTEAAECGLACLAMVAGYHGHHVDLATLRGQFPVSLKGAGLARVIEVAQRLALGTRAVKLDLAQLGQLRLPCLLHWNFNHFVVLKEVNGKTATIHDPSHGVRKVPLADVSRAFTGVALELWPASGFAPRAARPAVKLRELLGPVSGLSRSLAQILGLAIALEVFMLVQPFFLQWVIDEVIVSADRDLLTVLALGFGLLLLMQQATGAMRAWALMYVGVTLNIQWRANVFTHLLSLPVRYYERRHLGDVVSRFGSIDTIQQTLTTSFLGAVIDGLMTIVTLAMMFVYSRVLGVVALATMALYALVRWMWYAPLRRATEDQIVHAAKQQSHFLETVRGVKTIKLFNRQTERRASWITLLVEQVNAGLHVQKLQIFYQQLNGLLFGIENVLIIWLGARMVMDGQFTVGVLMAFNAYKSQFDSRVGSLIDKYFEVRMLQLQGERLADIVFAQAEPDASLRNVPGEAEALDASIEIDGLSFRYADGEPLVLDGVSATIAAGESVAIVGPSGCGKTTLISVLLGIHEPTGGTVRIGGLDVARLGIDRLRGLVGTVLQDDVLFAGSIADNISFFDPEADPQWVAECARIAAVHDDIAAMPMGYNTLVGDMGTVLSGGQKQRVLLARALYKRPAILVLDEATSHLDVQREKQVNVAVTQLAMTRLIVAHRPETIASAQRVIMLQGGKIVLDQSTEALRAAAAAKASGSVPAASPQAMHATHDAGSAQPVAGR from the coding sequence ATGGCATTACTCGATCGACTCTCGTTCGGCCTCGGCCGCCGGCTGCCGATGATCCTGCAGACCGAAGCCGCGGAATGCGGGCTCGCGTGTCTCGCGATGGTGGCCGGCTATCACGGTCACCACGTGGATCTCGCGACGCTGCGCGGCCAATTCCCTGTCTCGCTGAAGGGCGCAGGCCTCGCTCGCGTGATCGAGGTCGCGCAGCGTCTCGCGCTCGGCACGCGCGCGGTGAAGCTCGACCTGGCGCAGCTCGGGCAGCTTCGCCTGCCGTGCCTGCTGCACTGGAATTTCAACCACTTCGTCGTGCTGAAGGAAGTGAACGGCAAGACCGCGACGATTCACGATCCGTCGCACGGCGTCCGCAAGGTGCCGCTCGCCGACGTGTCGCGCGCGTTTACCGGCGTCGCGCTCGAGCTGTGGCCGGCCTCCGGCTTCGCGCCGCGCGCGGCGCGTCCGGCGGTCAAGCTGCGCGAACTGCTGGGCCCGGTGTCGGGACTGTCGCGCTCGCTCGCGCAGATCCTGGGGCTGGCAATCGCGCTGGAAGTGTTCATGCTCGTGCAGCCGTTCTTCCTGCAGTGGGTGATCGACGAAGTGATCGTCAGCGCCGATCGCGACCTGCTGACGGTGTTGGCGCTCGGTTTCGGCCTGCTGCTGCTGATGCAGCAGGCGACCGGCGCGATGCGTGCGTGGGCGCTGATGTATGTCGGCGTCACGCTGAACATCCAGTGGCGCGCGAACGTGTTTACGCATTTGCTGAGCCTGCCGGTGCGCTATTACGAGCGGCGTCATCTCGGCGACGTCGTGTCGCGCTTCGGTTCGATCGACACGATCCAGCAGACGCTGACGACGTCGTTTCTCGGCGCGGTGATCGACGGGTTGATGACGATCGTCACGCTCGCGATGATGTTCGTGTACAGCCGCGTGCTCGGCGTGGTCGCGCTCGCGACGATGGCGCTGTACGCGCTCGTCCGATGGATGTGGTACGCGCCGCTGCGGCGCGCGACCGAGGATCAGATCGTGCACGCGGCCAAGCAGCAGAGCCATTTCCTCGAGACGGTGCGCGGCGTGAAGACGATCAAGCTGTTCAATCGCCAGACGGAGCGCCGCGCGAGCTGGATCACGCTGCTGGTCGAGCAGGTCAATGCGGGCCTGCACGTGCAGAAGCTGCAGATCTTCTACCAGCAGCTCAACGGCCTGCTGTTCGGCATCGAGAACGTGCTGATCATCTGGCTCGGCGCGCGGATGGTGATGGACGGTCAGTTCACGGTCGGCGTGCTGATGGCGTTCAACGCGTACAAGAGCCAGTTCGACAGCCGGGTCGGCAGCCTGATCGACAAGTATTTCGAAGTCAGGATGCTGCAGCTGCAGGGCGAGCGGCTGGCCGACATCGTGTTCGCGCAAGCGGAGCCGGACGCGAGCCTGCGCAACGTGCCGGGCGAGGCCGAGGCGCTCGACGCGAGCATCGAGATCGACGGCCTGTCGTTCCGTTACGCAGACGGCGAGCCGCTGGTGCTGGACGGTGTCAGCGCGACGATCGCGGCCGGCGAATCGGTCGCGATCGTCGGGCCGTCCGGTTGCGGCAAGACGACGCTGATCAGCGTGCTGCTCGGGATTCACGAACCGACGGGCGGCACCGTGCGGATCGGCGGCCTCGACGTCGCGCGACTCGGCATCGACCGGCTGCGCGGGCTCGTCGGCACGGTGCTGCAGGACGACGTGCTGTTCGCGGGCTCGATCGCGGACAACATCAGCTTCTTCGACCCGGAGGCGGACCCGCAGTGGGTGGCCGAATGCGCGCGCATCGCGGCCGTGCACGACGACATCGCCGCGATGCCGATGGGCTACAACACGCTCGTCGGCGACATGGGCACGGTGCTGTCCGGTGGCCAGAAGCAGCGCGTGCTGCTGGCGCGCGCGCTGTACAAGCGGCCGGCCATTCTGGTGCTCGACGAGGCGACGAGCCATCTCGACGTTCAACGCGAGAAGCAGGTCAACGTGGCCGTCACGCAGCTCGCGATGACGCGGCTCATCGTCGCGCACCGGCCGGAGACGATCGCGTCGGCGCAGCGCGTCATCATGCTGCAGGGTGGCAAGATCGTGCTCGACCAGTCGACCGAGGCGCTGCGCGCGGCGGCCGCGGCGAAGGCGTCCGGCAGCGTGCCGGCCGCATCGCCCCAGGCGATGCACGCGACGCACGATGCCGGTTCGGCACAGCCGGTCGCGGGGCGCTAG
- a CDS encoding TolC family protein has translation MTRALAIVSAAVACAAFASSAGAQMLDVYRTRDDVAATQAGSMASATACGAPHVDGRPLALEDAILQAICAHPQLTRTWSDARAAAAEVGVSKAAYWPTLNATAGIQRDNLTTDYSGGFSQNQRSSSRYGMLNLSWVLFDFGKRGANLDRARALLRAANAAHDDTLQSVFYDAAQAFYALRDAQAALEAAQAVERAAQESLAEATARHDGGAGTLGDALQAQTTYRKALLDRVSAEGDLQNAIGTLATTLGVDADTPLRIADAEPSPDRDDFTRGVADLIAEAKRHHPKLIAAREKLEAARDQIRSVRAQTLPTISLTGSLSRNNPSYQQQPSLFQIQSSHGNSIGIQVSIPLFEGFASGYRVAEAKAQADAQEADVRSTELKVSLDVWKSYQSLQTDTTNLDNSQHLLDTALHSLDIARGRYKAGVGTFTELLNAQSALADARRQRVLAVSKWRTARLKLAESLGRLGLWNDAS, from the coding sequence ATGACACGCGCTCTCGCCATCGTGTCGGCCGCCGTTGCATGCGCGGCATTCGCGTCGTCCGCAGGCGCGCAGATGCTCGACGTCTATCGCACGCGCGACGATGTCGCGGCGACGCAGGCCGGGTCGATGGCGTCGGCGACCGCGTGCGGCGCACCGCACGTCGACGGCCGCCCGCTCGCGCTCGAGGATGCGATCCTGCAGGCCATCTGTGCTCATCCGCAGTTGACCCGGACGTGGTCGGACGCACGCGCGGCGGCGGCCGAGGTCGGCGTGTCGAAGGCCGCGTACTGGCCGACGCTGAACGCGACGGCCGGCATCCAGCGCGACAACCTGACGACGGACTACAGCGGCGGCTTCTCGCAGAACCAGCGCAGCAGCAGCCGCTACGGGATGCTCAACCTGAGCTGGGTGCTGTTCGATTTCGGCAAGCGCGGCGCGAATCTCGATCGTGCGCGCGCGCTGCTGCGCGCGGCCAACGCCGCGCACGACGATACGTTGCAGAGCGTCTTCTACGACGCGGCGCAGGCGTTCTATGCGCTGCGCGACGCGCAGGCGGCGCTCGAGGCGGCGCAGGCCGTCGAGCGCGCGGCGCAGGAGAGTCTCGCCGAAGCCACCGCGCGTCACGACGGCGGTGCGGGCACGCTCGGCGACGCGTTGCAGGCCCAGACGACCTATCGCAAGGCGCTGCTCGATCGCGTGAGCGCGGAAGGCGACCTGCAGAACGCGATCGGCACGCTCGCGACGACGCTCGGCGTCGATGCCGACACGCCGTTGCGCATCGCCGACGCGGAACCGTCGCCCGATCGCGACGACTTCACGCGCGGCGTCGCCGACCTGATCGCCGAAGCGAAGCGCCATCACCCGAAGCTGATCGCCGCGCGCGAGAAGCTCGAGGCCGCACGCGACCAGATCCGCTCGGTGCGGGCGCAGACGCTGCCGACGATTTCGCTGACGGGCAGCCTGTCGCGCAACAACCCGTCGTACCAGCAGCAGCCGTCGCTGTTCCAGATCCAGAGCAGTCACGGCAATTCGATCGGCATCCAGGTGTCGATTCCACTGTTCGAAGGGTTCGCGTCCGGCTATCGCGTCGCGGAGGCGAAGGCGCAGGCCGATGCGCAGGAAGCCGATGTGCGCAGCACCGAACTCAAGGTGTCGCTCGACGTGTGGAAGAGCTACCAGAGCCTGCAGACCGACACGACGAACCTCGACAACTCGCAGCATCTGCTCGACACCGCGCTGCATTCGCTCGACATCGCGCGCGGCCGTTACAAGGCCGGCGTCGGCACGTTCACGGAACTGTTGAATGCGCAGTCGGCGCTCGCGGATGCGCGCCGGCAGCGCGTGCTCGCGGTGTCGAAATGGCGCACCGCGAGACTGAAGTTGGCCGAGAGCCTCGGGAGATTGGGATTATGGAACGACGCGAGTTGA